A portion of the Physeter macrocephalus isolate SW-GA chromosome 15, ASM283717v5, whole genome shotgun sequence genome contains these proteins:
- the SNAI2 gene encoding zinc finger protein SNAI2, producing the protein MPRSFLVKKHFNASKKPNYSELDTHTVIISPYLYEGYPVPVIPQPEILSSGAYSPITVWTTAAPFHAPLPAGLSPLSGYPASLGRVSPPPPSDTSSKDHSGSESPISDEEERLQSKLSDPHAIEAEKFQCNLCSKTYSTFSGLGKHKQLHCGAQSRKSFSCKYCDKEYVSLGALKMHIRTHTLPCVCKICGKAFSRPWLLQGHIRTHTGEKPFSCSHCSRAFADRSNLRAHLQTHSDVKKYQCKNCSKTFSRMSLLHKHEESGCCVVH; encoded by the exons ATGCCGCGCTCCTTCCTGGTCAAGAAGCATTTCAACGCCTCCAAGAAGCCCAACTACAGCGagctagacacacacacag tgATTATCTCCCCGTATCTCTATGAGGGCTACCCCGTGCCTGTCATCCCCCAGCCGGAGATCCTCAGCTCGGGAGCCTACAGCCCCATCACCGTGTGGACCACAGCAGCTCCCTTCCACGCCCCGCTGCCTGCAGGCCTCTCTCCTCTGTCGGGATACCCCGCATCCTTGGGGCGAGTGAGTCCCCCTCCGCCATCTGACACCTCTTCCAAGGACCACAGCGGCTCCGAAAGCCCCATTAGCGACGAAGAGGAGAGACTACAGTCCAAGCTTTCAGACCCCCATGCCATCGAAGCTGAAAAGTTTCAGTGCAATTTATGCAGTAAAACCTATTCGACCTTCTCCGGGCTGGGCAAACACAAGCAGCTGCACTGTGGCGCCCAGTCAAGGAAGTCTTTCAGCTGCAAATACTGTGACAAGGAGTACGTGAGCCTGGGCGCCCTCAAGATGCACATCCGGACCCACACGCTGCCTTGTGTCTGCAAGATCTGCGGCAAGGCGTTCTCCAGACCCTGGTTACTTCAAGGGCACATTCGAACTCACACTG gGGAGAAGCCTTTCTCCTGCTCTCACTGCAGCAGGGCCTTTGCAGACAGGTCAAATCTGAGGGCTCATCTGCAGACACACTCGGACGTCAAGAAATACCAGTGCAAGAACTGCTCCAAAACCTTCTCCCGAATGTCTCTTCTGCACAAGCACGAGGAATCCGGCTGCTGTGTGGTACACTGA